The window GTGTGGAAGGGATAAACGCTGAAAGCATCTAAGCGTGAAGCCCCCCTCGAGATGAGATTTCCCATTGCTTCGGCAAGTAAGACCCCTGAGAGATGATCAGGTAGATAGGTTGGAAGTGGAAGTACAGCGATGTATGGAGCGGACCAATACTAATCGGTCGAGGACTTAACCAAGAAAGAAACGGTGAAGAAGGCAACAGAACAACTTACTTTAATACAGTACCAGTTTTGAGAGAACAATTTCTTTCAATTAAATAATGAATCAGCAAAGCATTTTTTCAACAAATTGCAAGTGAATCGAGGATGTAACTGAGCGAGCATCAGAATGTACTAATGTACATGAGGAGAAAAGTGAAGGAAACAGCCGAAGAGTCGCAACGTAAGTTGGCGAAAAAAAAGTGTGGTGGCGATAGCGAGAAGGATACACCTGTTCCCATGCCGAACACAGCAGTTAAGCTTTTCAGCGCCGAGAGTAGTTGGGGGTTTCCCCCTGTGAGGGTAGGACGTTGCCACGCGAGATTGATTCAAGTAAAAGAAGAACTATTGAAAAATAGTTCTTCTTTTTTTTGAATTCTAATCTTGCATAATAAAATAACTATCGGTATAATAAAGAGGGTGATAGTTATTAGGAATTTTAATAGATGGAGAAATCACAAGTGAATATAAAAATGAAATTTAGAAAAAAAATAGTTTTAATTAGTTGGATAGTGTTAATTTTTAATACAATGGCTGCTTGTCAGAAAAAAGAAGATCCATTAGTTAATCAAAAATTTAATTCTGTTAATGTTTCCTCAACCTTGAGGACTGAAGATGAGTTAGATACAACTGTATCTCCTGAGGCAGACCATATTGATGTTGCTTTTCCTTTTTATGAATTAAAAGTCGAGGGAAATATAAAAGGGTACTTATTGGGAACTATTCATGCTGGAAAATCAGAGATGTACCCCTTCCCGCTTGAAATTATTCAGGCAATTAATCAAAGTAGTGTTGTAGTTCAAGAAATTAATACTAAAGGATTTGATAATACTAAAGAACTTTTTTATCAGAAAAATTCATTTCCTACAGGTAGGGAATTATTAGCTAAGATGTCTGATGAAACAAGATCTATTTTTGAGAAACGACTAGGGGAAGTTGGACTTACAGAGAAATTCATTTCAGATTTAAATATGGGAGAGATTACTTATGAAATTGAACGCAAGCAAGAGAAAATTGGTTTGTCTGAAGCTAAGATGTCATATAGTTTTGGAGTAGAGAATATAGCACAAAATAAATTAACACATAGTGTAGAAGATATGGCTCTAGAAACATTAGAGGAACGATATCAAGTACTATATTTACCAATGAAGGAAATGCCTTTAGAAGAATGGGTTGCCGAATTTTCTAGTCTGGAAGACTCAAATAAAGAGTTAGTTGAAACTCTAAAAAGCTATATAAGTGGGAATATGGAAGCCAATACTTTTGTGTATCGTGATAAATATCCCCAAAAATTTACTCGTTTAGTTGATAGTCGGAATCAAGTTTGGCTACCAAAAATGACTAAATTAATGGAAGAAAACCGTCTTCCTTTTTTCATGGTAGGAGTTGGCCATTTTTATGGTGAAGGTGGTTTATTGACAATTTTGGAAGGCGCTGGTTATTCAGTTGAAGGGGTTTCTTTTATTACTAATTAATAGATTCTGTGGATTATTACAGAAAATTGTATATATTATAAAGAAATCTTTAAAAAATTAAAAAAATAACAAGTAATGTGCTCAATTTGTTTCTTATTTAGTGTGAAGATGATAAACTATAAATAGTACTAACTAAAAATTAGTATTAGCAAAATAAAGCAATTTATTGCTAAAAAGGACTGAATTTTATGAACCAAAAGAAAACGATTATTGGAGTGTTGGTTGCTGTTATAATTGTTCTACTAGGATTCTATATTTTTAAGAGTATAGGATATCAAAGTAAATTCCTACCTAGTACAGTAGTTGATGGTATTGCAATTGAGAATAAAACTATTTCTGAGGCGAATGGTGAGTTAAGAACTCATTATCGTGATAAAAAATTTGATGTTACTGAAAGTGGTAAAGAGTTATTTTCTTTTAAAGGAGAAGATATCGGAATTACCGATGATTTTACAAAAGATTTAACACAGTTAAAAAATGGACAAAATGCTTGGAGTTGGCCGTTACGAATGTTAAAAAACTCTGGAAATAAGAGTGAAATGAAAAATGTTTCGTATGATGAAGCAACGTTTGATAAATACTTTGCAACATTGCCATTAACAAACAGCGACAGAATTAAACCAGAAAATGCAAAAGTTGAAAAAACGGATGCAGGATTCCAAATTACTAAAGAAGTTCTGGGGGATACATTTGATTTAGAGAGTGTCAAGAAAGCTTTAACTTCAGGAGTAAATTCTGGAAAAGAAAAAATTGAATTGGATCAAAGCTATCAAAAACCGGCTGTTTATTCAGATGATTCTGCTTTAAAAGCTCGTTTGACTAAATTAGAGTCATTAAGTAAGCAAACAATTAACTATAATATAAGTGGTCAAAATGAAGCGGTTCCGGCTGCTACTTTAGTTAGTTGGTTAAGTGAAAGTCCTGAAGGTGAGATTACGGTTGATCAAGCAGCTGTCAGAACTTATGTACAAGGATTAAGTGATAAGTATAGTACGTATGAAAAAACGCGAGCGTTCAAGAGTACTCGACGTGGAGATGTTCAAGTCCCCCCTGGAACATATGGATGGACATTGCAAGTGGATAAAGAAGCTCCAGCGTTAGCGGCTGATATTTTAACAGGTACAGATTTAAAAGATCGTAAGCCAGTAGTTGCTGGATCAGGTTATGGTGTGGATATTGGTAACACTTACATTGAAGTCGATTTGGCTAATCAACATATGTGGTATTATCGTGATGGTGCAGTTGTATTGGAGACCGATGTTGTTACAGGTAAACCAGCAACTTCAACTCCAGCAGGTGTTTTCACAGTATGGAATAAGGAACGTAATGCAACTCTAAAAGGAGAAGATTATGCGACTCCAGTTGATTATTGGATGCCGATTGATTGGACAGGTGTTGGTTTACATGACTCACCTTGGCAACCGGCTTATGGTGGAACTTTGTATCAAACAGTTGGTTCCCATGGATGCGTGAATACACCGCCAGGAATCATGACTCAGCTTTATAATACAGCTGATTTAGGAACACCGGTATTAGTCTTTTAAATTTTATAAGTAAGACTTGTCTAGTTTTTTTGCTAGAGGGGTCTTGCTTTTTTTATTGACATGTAATGCATTACATATGATAAGATGAAGTTAGTAAAACGTTATCAAAAATGATAGATAAGTAAACAAAGGGGGAAGTTAACGAATGACAACTGAATCAAATTTTCCAAAGAACTTTTTATGGGGTGGCGCGGTTGCTGCCAATCAATGTGAGGGAGCTTATCTAGCAGATGGCAAAGGTTTATCGCCAGTTGATATCTTACCTGATGCGGCCCATGGTCGTTGGGATGCTTTAACAAATCCTAAAAAAGCAATGGAAACTAACTATGATTTTTATCCAAGTCATGAATCAATTGACTTTTATAATCGCTATAAAGAAGATTTAAAAATGTTACATGAAATGGGCTTTAAAACCTTTAGAACATCAATCTGTTGGGCACGTATTTTTCCTAATGGTGATGATAAAGAACCGAATGAAGCTGGTTTGAAATTTTATGATGACTTATTTGATGAGTGTCATAAATATGGTATTGAACCATTAGTAACAATTAATCATTTTGATACACCGGTTGCTTTATTTAAAAATTATGGTGGTTGGAAAAATCGTAAATTAATCGAGTTTTATTTAAATTACTGTGAAGTTATTTTCAAACGTTATAAAGGAAAAGTTAAATATTGGATGACATTCAATGAAATTAACATGATTCTACACATTCCTTTCTTTGGTGGTGGAATGGATGTTAGTGATGAAGCAAATCCTAAACAAGTAAAATATCAAGCAGCTCACCATCAATTAGTGGCATCGGCTATGGCAACTAAGCTCGGTCATGAAATTGATGCGGATAACCAAATTGGTTGCATGTTGGCTGCAGGTTCAACTTATGCAAATACTTGTGATCCTAAAGATGTTTGGGCAGCACTTGAAGCTGATCGTGAAGGCTACTTCTTTATTGATGTTCAAGCTCGTGGTTATTATCCAAGCTACAGCAAACGTTTCTTTAAAGAAAATAATATCGAACTTGAGATTCTTGCAGGTGATTTAGAAGTGATTAAAGAAAATACAGTAGATTATGTTTCATTTAGTTACTACTCTTCTCGTTTAGCAAGCGCTGATCCAGAAGTAAACAGCACAACTGAGGGAAATGTATTTGCTTCACTTAAAAATCCATACTTGGAAGCAAGTGAATGGGGCTGGCAAATTGATCCACTTGGTTTACGTGTTACGATGAATGAAATCTACGATCGTTATCAAAAACCATTATTTGTAGTTGAAAATGGTTTAGGTGCTGTTGATACTGTTGAAGCAGATGGTTCAATTAACGATGATTATCGTATTGAATATTTGCGTGAACATGTCCGTGAAATGGGCGAAGCAATTGCTGATGGTGTTGAATGTTGGGGCTATACTCCTTGGGGCTGTATTGATTTAGTCAGTGCTGGAACTGGGGAAATGAAAAAACGTTATGGCTTTATCTATGTGGATAAAGACAATGATGGCAATGGAACATTAGATCGCAAGAAGAAAAAATCTTTCGACTGGTATAAAAAAGTTATTGATACTAATGGCGTAGACTTGTATTAAATGGATTTGAAAAGTTCGTAATTCTTTTTTATTAAAGAATTGCGAATTTTTTTATTTTATAAAAATAAATATTGGAATTTATTATAATATATGTTATTGTTAATTTGTAGATAATTATAATTATCTTAGGGGGAGACTGGTAGCAGTTAACCAGTAAAATAGCTGTAATAAAAAAGTGGAGGTTTTTAATATGCAAAAAGTATTAGAAAAAGAACAACGTCAAGTAAATGGTGGAACTTGCTGGCATTGGAATTGTAGCGTCAATGGCTTTTCGTCTACCCATTACTCAGCTTACTCAAGTGCAACTTATCAAGGAGGTATCCATGCTGGAAAGTATGGTCACCAAAAAAATATGAGTTTCAGTGGTATTAGTGCTCCTGGACATCCATATTAAGACATACTTAGCTTCCTCTACTGCGGGGAAGCTATTTTTTAAAAAAGGAGTACTTTTATGCGTATAAAAGGAATTAGGCAACATGATAGGCAAGATTGTGGTATCGCGTGTTTGGCTACAATATTTAGTTATTACGGATTGGCTACACCATTTGGCAAAATTCGAGAAGTTGCTAAAGTAGATCAGAATGGATCAACTATCTATGGCTTAGTTGAAACAGCAAAAAAATATGGATTTGAAGCAGAGTCGCTTAAAGGTGATTTTTCACAACTTAATGATAGTATTAAAAGTAAAGAACTGTCAGTCCCATTTATAGCACATATTATTAAAGATCATGTATTAGAACATTATGTTGTTGTTCAAAAAATTGATAAAAATAGATTAACTATTTTTGATCCTTCAGATACACAAAAAAAAATTGAATATGAAGATTTTAAAAAATTATGGACGGGTTATATCGTTACAATTCAAAAAACAGAAAATGTTCAAAAAAATAACACTCAATTAAATAAATATAGTAATTATTTTAAACTAGTTTTTTCAAACAAGAAATATTTGTCTATTGTTTTAATGTGCTCTTTAGTTATTACAGTTTTATCAATCATCAGTTCTTTTATTTATAAAAGAGTGATTGATAATTATATTTTGGGAAATGGAATAAATAATATTAACCAAAGTTCTGTTTTTGATAAAAAAGGAAATCAAATAGAGAATATATTTAGTAATATGAACAGTCTATTTATTGCTTTTTTTATTCTGATAATCTTTCAAGTTACTTTTGTAATATTAAGGAGTGTTTTTGTTTTAGTTATATCAAAGAAAATAGATGGTGAGCTTATAGAATCGTATTTCCAAAAAATTCTATTACTACCTTTATCTTTTTTTAATAATCGAGATACTGGGGATATTATTTCACGTTTTCAAGATATTTCAGATATAAGATTTTTAGTTTCGGGTGTAGGAATTAAATTAATTATGGACTTTATGACATCAATTATTGGCGGAGTTATTTTATATAGAATCAGTTCTACTCTTTTTTACTTAGTTGCATCAATTTTGGTTGTTTATTTGATAGTTGTTTTAAGCTATAAGCAACCTATTCAAAAATTTAACAGAAAAGTGAAGAAAGAGTATACTAAAGTTATTTCATTGTTGAAGGAAACGGTTGACGGTATGGAAACTATAAAATCACTTTCTGCCGAAGAAAGACTGACACAGAAATTTTTTTCAAGAGTGGCTGATTTTTTGAAGGATAATTATAAATTAGGAATATTGGATGCTTTTCTTAGTTCAAAAGTACTAGGAATCGAAACAGTAGGGATATTGTTGATTCTGTGGTTGGGAAGTAACTTTGTTCTTCAAGGAAAGATTACACTTGGAGAATTAATATCTTTTGAAACATTAGTTTATTTTTTTATGAATCCAATAAAAAGTTTAATTGAAACATTTCCGACTATTCAAAAAACGGTTATTACTGTTGAAAGAATGAATGACATTATGGAATCAACTACAGAACAAGAACAGCTTGAGCGAAATTTTACTGATCAAATTGATTGGGAAAGTTTAAAATTTTGTAATGTTTCTTTTGCATACGGTTACCGTCAAACAATTTTTAATTCGCTTTCTTTCTCTTTAATACAAGGAAAACGATATGCAATTATAGGGGAAAGTGGTAATGGAAAAACAACTTTAGTGAAGTTGTTATTAGGATTTGAATTAGTTAGTAGTGGTGAGATTATGGTAGATAATGTTTCTCTTGATACAATTCCTCTCAATGAAATTCGGAAAAATATTTTATATGTTTCCCAAACAGTTTTTTTGTTCAATGGAACGATTAAAGAAAACTTATTATTAGGTAATAATGATATAGATACAGTTTTTTTTGAGAATATATGTTTTGGTTGTGAAATTGTTGATATTTTAGAGAATATGCAAATCAGCCTCGATTATATTATTAGTGAAAACGGTAAAAATTTATCGGGTGGACAGCGTCAAAGAATTGCTCTTGCTAGAGCATTGTTGAAAAAACCGAAGATACTAATTCTTGATGAAGCAGTGAATCAACTAGACAAAGCGATGGCAAAAAGAATCTTGCAATTTATTGCGCACCAGTTTCCAGCTATTATTTTTATTCAGATTGTTCATGATCTAGAGTTTTTGAGTGATTGTGATTATGTTCTATCGTTAATGAGAGAAGACACAGGGGAAGTTAATCAAGTAAAAATAGAACAGGGAGATAACTATGTATAAAAAAAATATTTTTAAAATAGGATTTATTAGTGCATTGGCTTTACTAATTATTAGTGGTTGCAGCAGTAGTGAAAAAAAGGCAGATACGGAAGAAAATGAGATAGAAATAGCCAAAGTAGCCTACAAAGAAAATGTGTTAACATTACCAGATAATATTGGTGAAGTAATGGATGTAGTTGTGAACGAAGAGAAGCAACTGATGTTTGTAGGAAAAGATAAAAAAAGTCAAAAAGTAACTTTATGGAAGTCTTTAACGAATGGTGATAGTTGGGAATTAGTTGAAGACCTTACACTGAAATTAGAAGGAATTAATATTGAACATATGGATATTCGTTTGACAGACACTAATCGAGGTGTTATTCGGACATTTATTGAGGGCGATAGTGAAGAATCGGAGAATCAGGATCATGAAGAGAGTGAACATACTCACGAGGAAGAGCAAAAAGTATACTTCTTAGCAACTGATTTTTCGATAACACCAGCCTCAAAAGAAGTAAATGAGACCGTTAGTCATGAACAAATTCAGTCTCTTACTTGGGCAGATGATAATCAATTAATTGCAACAGGAATTGATGGAACATTTTTAATTGATAGTCAAAATGGGCAAGCTAAATCTATTTTTTCGAAGAATGAATTAGTTTTATCTTACGAGATGACGAAGGAGTCGGGTTACTTCTTAACAACTGAAGGAATGAAAAGTGTTGACTTGAAAACGGGTGGAGAGAATAAATTGAAATCTCTATTTGCCAAAACAGCAACAGTACTTAAATCATTAGAATCTCCAAGTAATAGCATATTCTCATTTGTAGGAGATAATCCAGATACAATTTATTTGGCAAATCAAAATGATATTATGGAAGTGACGCAGGATAAAGCAAAGGTCTTATTTAGTAAAAATAAAACAGTGCTAGGTGATGCACGAAATTTATTACGTGAGGTGCTATCTTTGGAGAATAAACAGTTATTGGCAGTTGCTATTACTGACGAAGGCTCAACCTTGATCCGCTATGAACCTACAGAAAACAACGTTAAAGAAACTAAAAATATATTGAAAATTTATGCATTGACAGAAGATGAGTTTATGAAAAAAGAGTCTGTTCGTCAGGCTATAAGTTTATATCAAAAACTTCATGAGGATAGTGAAGTTATCTTAGAAATTGGTGTTTCAGATAATGAAATGTCTACGGACGAAGCTTTGAAAGTTTTGAATACAAAAATAGCTAGTGGCGATGGTCCAGATATATTACTTTTAGATGGACTAAACGTCGATAAGTATGTAGAGCAAGGATCTTTATTAGATATTTTTGATGTGGTAAAAGACAATAGTACATCAGAAAACTTTACGAATGTGTTTTCTGCATATCGAGATAAAGATGCTTATTACGGTGTACCCATGACGTTCTCATCTATGAGTTTATATGGTCCGCAGGAAATAGTAGATAATACGGATTCAATTGAAGCTTTTACTGCTAGTCTGATTCAACTTTCAAAAGAAAGTAAAACGCCTATTTTTGAAAACTGGAATTTTGATTATGTTGCAACTATCTTATATCGTACCTATCTGGCTCAAAAGGAAGAAGATTTAAAAGAAGGGGATATTCAATTATTCTATTCATCCTTGAAAAAGTTGTACCAAGAAGTAGACATGAAACCGACAACTAGCAAAAAGTTAAGTGAAACGTCCATTTTACCTGTGGGTAGAGGTAATGTAGATATTGTTATTGCTGGAGAAGCTCAAATGGCTGTTGATTATATTGACAATCCTTATGTCATTCGAGGTTATGAACTTGCTGAAATCAGCCAGAAGCAATCTGTTACATTTTTAAAAAATAAAGAAAAAAGTTATTATATTCCTCAAAATATTTTAGGAGTGCTGAAAACAAGTACTCGTCAGGATGAAGCGAAACAGTTTATTTCTTATGCTCTATCACAAGACGTACAGTCTACTATTAACTATTCTGGTATTCCAATTAACAAAGAGGCTTTTAAAACGAGTCTTCGTGAATTGAAGTCAACAGGGATAGAGGAAATTCGTACGGAAGCTGGCGGCAAAGTAAAAGTACCATTTACGGGATTTGATGACGAAGCAATTACAAAATGGGTAACTAATTTTGAAACATTAAATACGGCAGTAACAGCTGATGAGGTTGTTTTCAGAATTTTAATTCAGGATATGGATAAAATCATGAAAGGGGATCTATCTGTTAAGGATGGTGTCAAAAATGCAATACGTAAAATAAAACTTTATCAAGCAGAATAAAGTGGTAATCAATAAAAGTGAGGAGGAAATAGATGAAGAAAGTAAAAATGATTCATTTTTTTATCGTTCCTAGTTTGTTAGGTGTTTTCTTTTTGTATTTACTTCCTCTTTTTCAAATTATTTTTAGCGTGATGACTCAACAAGCAAGTAAAAGGTTTGTTGGGTTAGATAACGTTTATTTAATTTTAAAAAATGAAGCTTTTCTATTAGCATCAAAAAATACACTTCTTTTTATGGGTATTTCCATTCCGCTTTTAATGGGAAGTTCATTACTTTTTTCCATGGTTTTGCATAAAATGGTAGGCATATTTCAACAGTTTAAAGTTTGGTATATTCTTCCATTGGCTATCCCGGCGGTATCCTTATCTTTTTTCTGGAACTTTTTTTTTAGTTCCTCTGGTATGTTGAATTCACTTTTTAATAGTCGGATTGATTGGTTAAATACTAGATTTAGTTTTTTAGTTATTGTGTTTATCTTTATTTGGAAAAATTTTGGTTATATGGTTATTTTATGGTTGGGTGGCATGGCCAGTATATCCAAATCAATGATTGAGGCAGCACGAATAGATGGAGCAAATGAGCGAGCTATTTTTTTACGAATTATTTTGCCTAATTTAAAGCTAACGGCTTTTGTTGTTTATCTATTATCAATTATTAATTCATTTAAGATTTTTCGTGATGTTTATGCACTAGCGGGGGATTATCCAAATGAACAGATTTATTTGTTGCAGCATTTATTTAACAACTGGTTTAGAGATTTTGAATTAGATAAGATGTCAGCAGGAACCGTTTTATATGTACTTGCGTTGGTAGTAATCTTATTGCCAGTACAAAAGAGTATAGAAAAAATGTAGGAGCTTACCAAGATGAAAAAAAAGATACTTTGTTTTACCGTGCTAATTGTGACGTTATATCCAATTTGTTTTGTATTTTTAGGTTCGTTGATGGGTGATGATGAGGTGAAAACTTATTTAGAATTGCTAGATAGTTCGTATTCAAATTCATTTGTTTCTTTATGGTTTTTCCCAAACTTTCCCACGCTAAAATCATATGTTGAATTATTAGTTGATACGC is drawn from Carnobacterium gallinarum DSM 4847 and contains these coding sequences:
- a CDS encoding TraB/GumN family protein, whose protein sequence is MNIKMKFRKKIVLISWIVLIFNTMAACQKKEDPLVNQKFNSVNVSSTLRTEDELDTTVSPEADHIDVAFPFYELKVEGNIKGYLLGTIHAGKSEMYPFPLEIIQAINQSSVVVQEINTKGFDNTKELFYQKNSFPTGRELLAKMSDETRSIFEKRLGEVGLTEKFISDLNMGEITYEIERKQEKIGLSEAKMSYSFGVENIAQNKLTHSVEDMALETLEERYQVLYLPMKEMPLEEWVAEFSSLEDSNKELVETLKSYISGNMEANTFVYRDKYPQKFTRLVDSRNQVWLPKMTKLMEENRLPFFMVGVGHFYGEGGLLTILEGAGYSVEGVSFITN
- a CDS encoding L,D-transpeptidase family protein, with protein sequence MNQKKTIIGVLVAVIIVLLGFYIFKSIGYQSKFLPSTVVDGIAIENKTISEANGELRTHYRDKKFDVTESGKELFSFKGEDIGITDDFTKDLTQLKNGQNAWSWPLRMLKNSGNKSEMKNVSYDEATFDKYFATLPLTNSDRIKPENAKVEKTDAGFQITKEVLGDTFDLESVKKALTSGVNSGKEKIELDQSYQKPAVYSDDSALKARLTKLESLSKQTINYNISGQNEAVPAATLVSWLSESPEGEITVDQAAVRTYVQGLSDKYSTYEKTRAFKSTRRGDVQVPPGTYGWTLQVDKEAPALAADILTGTDLKDRKPVVAGSGYGVDIGNTYIEVDLANQHMWYYRDGAVVLETDVVTGKPATSTPAGVFTVWNKERNATLKGEDYATPVDYWMPIDWTGVGLHDSPWQPAYGGTLYQTVGSHGCVNTPPGIMTQLYNTADLGTPVLVF
- a CDS encoding 6-phospho-beta-glucosidase, encoding MTTESNFPKNFLWGGAVAANQCEGAYLADGKGLSPVDILPDAAHGRWDALTNPKKAMETNYDFYPSHESIDFYNRYKEDLKMLHEMGFKTFRTSICWARIFPNGDDKEPNEAGLKFYDDLFDECHKYGIEPLVTINHFDTPVALFKNYGGWKNRKLIEFYLNYCEVIFKRYKGKVKYWMTFNEINMILHIPFFGGGMDVSDEANPKQVKYQAAHHQLVASAMATKLGHEIDADNQIGCMLAAGSTYANTCDPKDVWAALEADREGYFFIDVQARGYYPSYSKRFFKENNIELEILAGDLEVIKENTVDYVSFSYYSSRLASADPEVNSTTEGNVFASLKNPYLEASEWGWQIDPLGLRVTMNEIYDRYQKPLFVVENGLGAVDTVEADGSINDDYRIEYLREHVREMGEAIADGVECWGYTPWGCIDLVSAGTGEMKKRYGFIYVDKDNDGNGTLDRKKKKSFDWYKKVIDTNGVDLY
- a CDS encoding peptidase domain-containing ABC transporter, encoding MRIKGIRQHDRQDCGIACLATIFSYYGLATPFGKIREVAKVDQNGSTIYGLVETAKKYGFEAESLKGDFSQLNDSIKSKELSVPFIAHIIKDHVLEHYVVVQKIDKNRLTIFDPSDTQKKIEYEDFKKLWTGYIVTIQKTENVQKNNTQLNKYSNYFKLVFSNKKYLSIVLMCSLVITVLSIISSFIYKRVIDNYILGNGINNINQSSVFDKKGNQIENIFSNMNSLFIAFFILIIFQVTFVILRSVFVLVISKKIDGELIESYFQKILLLPLSFFNNRDTGDIISRFQDISDIRFLVSGVGIKLIMDFMTSIIGGVILYRISSTLFYLVASILVVYLIVVLSYKQPIQKFNRKVKKEYTKVISLLKETVDGMETIKSLSAEERLTQKFFSRVADFLKDNYKLGILDAFLSSKVLGIETVGILLILWLGSNFVLQGKITLGELISFETLVYFFMNPIKSLIETFPTIQKTVITVERMNDIMESTTEQEQLERNFTDQIDWESLKFCNVSFAYGYRQTIFNSLSFSLIQGKRYAIIGESGNGKTTLVKLLLGFELVSSGEIMVDNVSLDTIPLNEIRKNILYVSQTVFLFNGTIKENLLLGNNDIDTVFFENICFGCEIVDILENMQISLDYIISENGKNLSGGQRQRIALARALLKKPKILILDEAVNQLDKAMAKRILQFIAHQFPAIIFIQIVHDLEFLSDCDYVLSLMREDTGEVNQVKIEQGDNYV
- a CDS encoding ABC transporter substrate-binding protein; its protein translation is MYKKNIFKIGFISALALLIISGCSSSEKKADTEENEIEIAKVAYKENVLTLPDNIGEVMDVVVNEEKQLMFVGKDKKSQKVTLWKSLTNGDSWELVEDLTLKLEGINIEHMDIRLTDTNRGVIRTFIEGDSEESENQDHEESEHTHEEEQKVYFLATDFSITPASKEVNETVSHEQIQSLTWADDNQLIATGIDGTFLIDSQNGQAKSIFSKNELVLSYEMTKESGYFLTTEGMKSVDLKTGGENKLKSLFAKTATVLKSLESPSNSIFSFVGDNPDTIYLANQNDIMEVTQDKAKVLFSKNKTVLGDARNLLREVLSLENKQLLAVAITDEGSTLIRYEPTENNVKETKNILKIYALTEDEFMKKESVRQAISLYQKLHEDSEVILEIGVSDNEMSTDEALKVLNTKIASGDGPDILLLDGLNVDKYVEQGSLLDIFDVVKDNSTSENFTNVFSAYRDKDAYYGVPMTFSSMSLYGPQEIVDNTDSIEAFTASLIQLSKESKTPIFENWNFDYVATILYRTYLAQKEEDLKEGDIQLFYSSLKKLYQEVDMKPTTSKKLSETSILPVGRGNVDIVIAGEAQMAVDYIDNPYVIRGYELAEISQKQSVTFLKNKEKSYYIPQNILGVLKTSTRQDEAKQFISYALSQDVQSTINYSGIPINKEAFKTSLRELKSTGIEEIRTEAGGKVKVPFTGFDDEAITKWVTNFETLNTAVTADEVVFRILIQDMDKIMKGDLSVKDGVKNAIRKIKLYQAE
- a CDS encoding carbohydrate ABC transporter permease, yielding MKKVKMIHFFIVPSLLGVFFLYLLPLFQIIFSVMTQQASKRFVGLDNVYLILKNEAFLLASKNTLLFMGISIPLLMGSSLLFSMVLHKMVGIFQQFKVWYILPLAIPAVSLSFFWNFFFSSSGMLNSLFNSRIDWLNTRFSFLVIVFIFIWKNFGYMVILWLGGMASISKSMIEAARIDGANERAIFLRIILPNLKLTAFVVYLLSIINSFKIFRDVYALAGDYPNEQIYLLQHLFNNWFRDFELDKMSAGTVLYVLALVVILLPVQKSIEKM